The proteins below are encoded in one region of Silene latifolia isolate original U9 population chromosome 2, ASM4854445v1, whole genome shotgun sequence:
- the LOC141642026 gene encoding protein NRT1/ PTR FAMILY 3.1-like → MVSDKSVVCSKEEDMEDESPKKMKRGGIRTMPFILGSEICDRFAAVGFHANMITYLTQQLNMPLVKASNTLTNFGGTSSFTPLIGALIADSFAGQFWTIAVGSLFYELGFIAITISAIIPKLHPRPCPTQVNCQEASSLQLSVLYLALLLTSIGTGGIRPCVVTFAANQLDMSKTGVASRKWNYFNWYYFSMGLATLTALTVIVYIQDNVGWGWGLGIPTIAMAISIIAFVVGYPLYYKPKPGGSPLVRMSQVAVAAWKKRKTPKPTDPSLLYQNKEIDASISVDGRLLHTEQFKWLDRAAVEVEGDAKESKPRSLWKLSTVHRVEELKCIIRVLPIWSAGILVVTATSHQSSFVLQQARTMDRHLSPSFQIPPASLSIFTIVTMLIGLVLYERAVVPFARKFTKNPSGLTCLQRMGIGYMINIFATLLASMIEVKRKSVATQHNLLDKPNAIIPISVFWLLPQYCIHGLAEVFVNVGHMEFLYDQAPESMRSTAAALFCLTTSLGNYLGTMVVSLVHAYTGKQGNWLPDRNLNRGHLEYYYLLATGIQVLNLVYYVVCASFYTYKPLEQEKDCSKDDQENCTDC, encoded by the exons ATGGTGTCGGATAAGAGCGTTGTATGTTCTAAGGAGGAAGATATGGAAGACGAGAGTCCGAAAAAAATGAAACGTGGTGGGATTAGAACAATGCCATTCATTCTTG GAAGCGAGATATGCGACCGATTTGCTGCAGTAGGATTCCACGCAAACATGATAACGTACTTGACTCAACAGCTGAACATGCCGTTGGTGAAAGCTTCCAACACTCTGACCAATTTTGGCGGTACATCAAGCTTTACTCCTCTAATTGGCGCTTTGATAGCAGACTCCTTTGCCGGACAATTCTGGACTATTGCCGTTGGTTCACTCTTCTATGAGCTG GGTTTTATTGCCATCACAATATCAGCTATTATTCCGAAACTCCATCCTCGGCCATGCCCAACTCAAGTGAACTGCCAGGAAGCATCTTCCCTACAGCTTTCGGTCCTGTATCTCGCTCTTCTCCTCACATCCATCGGGACTGGCGGTATAAGGCCTTGCGTAGTCACTTTCGCAGCCAACCAGCTTGACATGAGTAAAACAGGGGTAGCATCAAGGAAATGGAACTACTTCAACTGGTATTACTTCAGTATGGGATTGGCTACACTCACAGCGTTGACTGTTATAGTCTACATACAGGATAATGTAGGCTGGGGTTGGGGTCTCGGAATCCCTACCATTGCCATGGCAATCTCCATTATCGCCTTTGTGGTGGGATATCCTTTGTACTACAAACCGAAACCTGGTGGAAGCCCTTTAGTTAGGATGTCTCAAGTTGCGGTCGCCGCTTGGAAGAAAAGGAAAACTCCCAAGCCTACAGACCCAAGTTTGCTGTACCAGAACAAAGAGATTGATGCATCTATTTCTGTTGACGGAAGGCTTCTACACACGGAACAATTTAA gtggcttgacagagcagctgTAGAAGTAGAAGGGGATGCAAAAGAATCAAAACCACGAAGCCTATGGAAATTATCTACAGTTCATAGGGTGGAAGAGCTGAAATGCATCATTCGGGTATTACCTATATGGTCAGCAGGAATTCTAGTAGTCACTGCAACATCTCACCAATCTAGTTTCGTTCTTCAACAAGCCCGAACAATGGACCGTCATCTCTCCCCTTCGTTCCAAATTCCTCCGGCAAGTTTATCAATTTTCACCATAGTTACAATGCTCATTGGATTGGTGCTGTATGAACGAGCCGTTGTTCCCTTTGCTCGTAAATTCACCAAAAACCCGTCTGGCCTAACTTGCTTACAGAGGATGGGCATTGGCTATATGATCAACATTTTTGCAACATTGTTAGCTTCAATGATCGAGGTTAAACGGAAAAGCGTTGCCACCCAACACAATTTACTAGACAAACCCAATGCTATCATCCCAATCAGCGTGTTCTGGCTGTTACCTCAGTATTGCATCCATGGATTAGCCGAGGTTTTTGTGAATGTCGGCCATATGGAGTTCTTATACGATCAAGCTCCCGAGAGCATGAGGAGCACAGCCGCTGCCTTGTTTTGTTTGACAACATCATTAGGGAATTACTTGGGTACTATGGTGGTTTCACTAGTTCATGCTTATACCGGAAAACAAGGCAATTGGCTCCCGGATAGGAACCTGAATAGGGGACATTTGGAGTATTACTACTTGCTTGCTACTGGTATACAAGTCTTGAATCTCGTGTACTACGTCGTTTGTGCGTCGTTTTATACATATAAGCCATTGGAGCAGGAGAAAGATTGCAGCAAGGATGATCAGGAAAATTGTACAGATTGTTAG
- the LOC141642027 gene encoding cytochrome P450 CYP94D108-like, giving the protein MEVIYTLVFYAVLWFSILLYFVLYHSSKSKKSAIIDRGFKNYPIVGTIPDFLPNLHRFLEWSTGILSSLPSHTAVFYRPIGGTHGVITADPANVEYILKTNFSNYPKGPRFVSMLHDFLGAGIFNSDGPVWQLQRKTASFAFSMRILRNSQLKSVQTEIITRLNPLLKEAAELNRVIDLQDVLERFAFDNVCKLSFNVDPGCLNRSGSVDSEFMKAFNEATALSSGRFMYALPMTWKIKRYFNFGSEKKLRESIKTVHEFAGEIIRRRLLENSNKSYEDLLSRFVVTSEHDIKLLRDVVISVILAGKDTTSTGLSWFFWLLSINPVVLEKIRSEVDQIRVKFGKRIGDTFEYEELNEMHYLHGAISESLRLYPPVPVDTKACLENDVLPNGSKVKKGWFVMYHTYAMGRMESIWGKDCLEFKPERWLVDGSYKPKSPFHFPVFHGGPRVCLGKEMAYIQMKSIVASVIEKYEVGMVQKTRPDYLLSLTLRMKNGLPVRLKVRDV; this is encoded by the coding sequence ATGGAAGTCATATATACATTGGTGTTTTACGCCGTCTTATGGTTCTCAATCTTACTTTACTTCGTCTTATATCATTCATCCAAATCGAAAAAGTCCGCGATCATTGATCGCGGCTTCAAAAACTACCCAATTGTAGGCACAATCCCAGACTTCTTACCAAACCTTCACCGGTTTCTCGAATGGAGCACTGGTATTCTCTCCTCGCTCCCATCCCACACCGCGGTGTTTTACCGTCCCATTGGCGGGACCCACGGTGTCATCACCGCGGACCCTGCCAATGTGGAGTACATACTTAAGACCAACTTCTCCAATTACCCGAAAGGCCCTCGTTTCGTTTCCATGCTACACGATTTCCTAGGGGCCGGGATTTTTAACTCGGACGGTCCGGTCTGGCAGCTCCAGAGGAAAACTGCCAGTTTCGCGTTCAGTATGCGCATCCTGAGAAATTCCCAGCTTAAATCGGTTCAGACCGAGATAATTACACGGCTCAACCCGCTTTTAAAAGAAGCGGCCGAGTTAAACCGGGTTATTGACTTACAAGATGTCCTTGAACGGTTCGCTTTTGATAATGTTTGTAAATTGTCTTTTAATGTTGACCCGGGGTGTTTGAACCGGTCCGGTTCAGTTGATTCCGAGTTTATGAAAGCTTTTAATGAAGCCACCGCGCTTAGTTCGGGTCGGTTCATGTACGCGCTACCGATGACGTGGAAAattaagaggtattttaattTCGGGTCCGAGAAAAAATTAAGGGAATCGATCAAGACCGTCCACGAATTCGCTGGCGAGATCATACGGCGGAGATTATTGGAAAATAGTAATAAAAGTTACGAGGATTTGTTGTCACGGTTTGTTGTTACTAGTGAACATGATATAAAACTTTTACGAGACGTTGTAATAAGTGTTATTTTAGCGGGTAAGGATACGACGTCGACCGGGTTGAGTTGGTTTTTTTGGTTATTATCGATAAATCCGGTTGTACTCGAGAAAATACGGTCTGAGGTCGATCAAATACGGGTCAAATTTGGAAAACGGATTGGAGACACGTTCGAGTATGAGGAATTAAATGAAATGCATTATTTGCATGGTGCAATATCCGAATCATTACGGTTATACCCGCCCGTGCCCGTTGACACGAAAGCGTGTTTGGAGAATGATGTATTGCCAAATGGATCAAAGGTGAAAAAGGGTTGGTTTGTTATGTACCATACTTATGCTATGGGAAGAATGGAGAGTATTTGGGGAAAAGATTGTTTAGAGTTCAAACCCGAACGATGGTTGGTAGACGGGTCGTATAAACCAAAAAGTCCATTTCACTTTCCGGTATTTCATGGCGGCCCAAGGGTGTGTTTGGGTAAAGAGATGGCTTATATCCAAATGAAGTCTATTGTGGCGAGTGTGATCGAAAAATATGAAGTGGGTATGGTACAAAAGACGCGTCCTGATTATTTGTTGTCGTTGACATTAAGAATGAAAAACGGGTTGCCTGTAAGATTGAAGGTCAGGGATGTTTAA